Below is a genomic region from Candidatus Paceibacterota bacterium.
ATATAATTTGAATAGTATAGGGATTGCCACGGTTCTACTGAGCATCGCAATACCCGAAATCGCTACTATTTCATCGGGAACTAATTATGATCAGTGAACGCTTATAATCCCTTATGTATATTATATCACGCTTTCCGGTTTATTATTAATATCGATATCCACCGGCAATTCCTCTCTTGCCCTCCCCACGTATGCGGGGAGAGGGGCAAGGCGTGCGTCAATTTGCATTGAATCTGTAGGGGCTGAAAATTTTCAGCTCCTATATATAGATTCCCCTCTTGAGAGGGGTGGGGGGTGGGGGGTGTGTGAATTATATATATCAGACAATTACATATATCACTATCATAATTCATATTATCATAGTGCTCGAATTGTCTTACCTCAAAATAAAAAGAGGAATAATTATCTTTTAAAACGGGGTAAAGTCTTAACATTACACATTCCTGCAATAGTGTTCGATCTTCTCTAGCAATCTTTTAATATCCTTATCTTTTTGAGCCTCTTTGTTTAATCTACTAACCATCACGGCAACAGCAGAGTAAGAAGGGCTTCCCAGAATCTCCCCTATCTCCTTAAGTCTTAGAGATGAATAACGCTTAAGCGCATAGGCAGTAAGTTTCTTCCTCATTTTTGTGTCCTGCGTAAGTTTTTCAAGATAATATTGCAATTCATTAAGTGAGAGCTGCTTTTGCGCTTTGGCAAGGCTTGGAATCTCGTGGTCTTTCTTTCCTCTAAGATAAGTCTCTTGGATATGGGAAATAAATTTGGAAGTTCCTAGGATAAATCCCTGGTAAGATTCTTTTTCCGGTGTCCACTCCTGGGCTAGGCCCTGCAGAGTAAAATGCTTAAATGATTTAATGGCCTTGGCTGAAGATTTATCAAATTGGGATAAAAGCCATTTGTTGTTTAAAAATTCAGGAACCTTCGCCTTCTTAATAAAGGACGCATAACTGGACCATCGATAACTTTCAGGCTTTTCCACTATTTTAGCCCTGACTGGATTTAGATGGATATATCTGGAAAGCTCCAAAGAGTAGCTATCCTTATCAACCACAACGGCTTTATACCGCCCCTGCATTAAGGGGCCCGCTCTATGATATCTATGATTGAAGGTTTGTGTATAAATACCATTTATTTGCCTCATGATCTTTGAAAGATTTGCGTAGGGGGTTTCCGCATACAAATGATAATGGTTAGGCATGAGGCAATAGCTATGGACAATTAAGCCATATTTTAGATGCATTTGATCCAACAGGGAAAGAAAATACTGATAATCTTTTGGAGATTTAAAAATTTCCCGACGTTCCAGTCCTCGGTTGATTATGTGATAAAATGCTCCTGGATATTCTATTCTAAGTGGTCTTGACATATTTCAATCTTAACAAATATCTTGTCGAATGTTAAGACTTGACCCCGTGAGTACTATTTTCTACAGAGCATACCTGACACCTTTTCTTTCGCCTGAAACGGACAAAAGATTCCCATTGTCATCATAAGCATAATTTGCTGAACCGAAGTGCCGTCAACACTTAACTATTCGCCTATTCCCTCCACCGGCGGGCAGGCGCGCGAATTAGAGATGGGTGTCTTGTTCAATGTCTCTGACTTGAACCAACCTGAGTCAATATGGTTTATTTAGAACACAAATATTTCGCATTCACTTCTTCCAAATCTTTAAGTAATTGGTCAAAGTTTATATCTAACTTTTTCTTTTCTAATTTTTTTCTGACATCAAGAACAGCCTGTTTTGTAGTGTCGGCCAAAAGCTGTTTTTTCTGCTGATCCGACAAAGCAAGAAAATCTTCAGCCTTAACCCTAACGACCACACCGATATCGTTATTTTTTTTTGAATAATTTAAAACTTCTGGTTTAATTTCCTCATATTTACGAAATTTTCCAGAAATCCTATACCTAATGAGCAAAAGCTCTAATCCCTTGCCATAATGCTTATTTCTTATATATTTTTTAATATATATATTTTTATATTCATCTATATACTTATCAAATATATTTCCAATTTCTGGACCCCATGTTTCAATAAAATATCCGATCATATTTAGCAAATTAATATTTAATGATTATTTTTTTGAAGTGGACCTCTTGGATTGTTTTTAATTATACTTGCCTCTTTTTGATACATTTCACGCCTACTTCCACTCCCTAAAACCTTCATGCTCTTATCTTCCATAAATTTATTCGTATATCTTTTTAAGGGATCTTCTTTTGAAGTTATTCCGTACTTTAAATGACTCCCTTTGTTATCAAACAGCTCATACAGAAAAGTATTTTTAGGACTATCCAAACTGTTCCCATGGATCTTTTTAGTTTGACCTACAAATGTTTTTCCTATGTCATCCATTTTGCCAATAATTGGTTTTGAGATATTTGCAACCTCATCAACATTTTTCACCGCCTTCAATCCCAAAATCGGTACGCCAGGAATTGCTGTTCCAGCAGCATCCATGGCAATATCACTGCGAAGATTATCCATACCTTGCACACCTTGAGATAGTTGAGCATCTCCTGCATTGATTAACCTTTGATTATTCATTGCAGTACCGATACCGATGTTTACCGCACCTGCAGCTGCAACCATCATTCTTTCGCCATATCGGACAGTATCATAATAAGTCGTTGCCGCATCAATCACTGTGTCCCAGAATTGTCCGCTTTCATCGATATTTACGAGAGGATTATTCCTTGCGTAAGCATAGCTGTT
It encodes:
- a CDS encoding transposase, which codes for MSRPLRIEYPGAFYHIINRGLERREIFKSPKDYQYFLSLLDQMHLKYGLIVHSYCLMPNHYHLYAETPYANLSKIMRQINGIYTQTFNHRYHRAGPLMQGRYKAVVVDKDSYSLELSRYIHLNPVRAKIVEKPESYRWSSYASFIKKAKVPEFLNNKWLLSQFDKSSAKAIKSFKHFTLQGLAQEWTPEKESYQGFILGTSKFISHIQETYLRGKKDHEIPSLAKAQKQLSLNELQYYLEKLTQDTKMRKKLTAYALKRYSSLRLKEIGEILGSPSYSAVAVMVSRLNKEAQKDKDIKRLLEKIEHYCRNV